The Candida dubliniensis CD36 chromosome 5, complete sequence genome has a window encoding:
- a CDS encoding mRNA transport regulator, putative (Similar to S. cerevisiae MTR10;~In S. cerevisiae: mediates the nuclear localization of proteins involved in mRNA-nucleus export; promotes dissociation of mRNAs from the nucleus-cytoplasm mRNA shuttling protein Npl3p) produces the protein MSSGTIAQLNSALVTMYSNVPQQEKMTATHYLEEFQKSQQAWDIVHQILNNDDDNANIQLKVFAAQTLRSKIIYDLSAQFPESNFENLKNSLLDILGKYTAPNQKLIRTQLSIALSHFALQYLSWRNALSEIINKLSSSETLLPVLLEFLKILPEELSDVKKTNLTDSEFNQRTQELISDNVEQVMMILKNLTESNTSNNASLNSSILDCLNGWIKECAVEQVLQVNSLVSLVFQSLSNDQTFEKAIECLVTIIRETRDIDNYEIIDALYQQVLQLNKYMHENTPEKLEDPDYMDGLTRLYVECGESWHVLIGKNPAHFKPLVLIILECTKYEEDLDIVKYTFQFWYQLKQLITLPKFQESKVEFSDIYLQLITVIIKHLTYPISSNDNDLFNGDKEQEDKFKEFRYEMGDVLKDCCAVAGATKALQVPFEQIQNIISNSQGQWQYLEAPLFSMRTMAKEVPLKEKTILPTIMSYLVQLPEHPKIRYAATLVLGRYTEWTSKHPEFLEPQLNYITKGFEVADKNNDIIMATSHALMYFCQDCSALLVNYLEQLYMLYGQVKDQMDLESNYELADGLAHVIAKVPEANLYKTTEMFIEPTMNYLTKVLTETATDEINKLIADQIEVISIFIEVLKCPDSDWEKPKYPVADLFVDKIWPLTTQILSKFGSSVIVSERCMKLLKNAIKSFGLFLSGILPDLANLLHQGLQSTQFGCYIWVTGVLIREFGDEYSTEAIKNAVYEFGLQQSLTVFDLLFSKNEQQLKQIPDVIEDFFHMINDLLMFYPFQLIPKFDILKNIFKVVDLTLSYVNEFEPIISCIHFMIDLISWGLPHPPISLFDMGDTTSLREAVQQFLLIDNQGGELLRVTLNGILFKFHNDIQQDANDLILKILIVVPNNDIALGWLKQVVEALPNVNEKETGRLLNTVKVALPNKDNRRVRSALRDFINWYSRRNVTPRSEF, from the coding sequence atGTCTTCTGGTACTATAGCACAATTAAATTCAGCATTGGTGACAATGTATTCCAATGTTCCCCAACAGGAAAAAATGACGGCGACCCATTATTTGGAAGAATTCCAAAAGTCACAACAAGCATGGGATATAGTTCATCAAATCttaaataatgatgatgacaatgcaaatattcaattgaaagtATTTGCTGCCCAAACATTACGATCGAAAATCATTTATGATCTATCAGCACAGTTTCCCGAATcgaattttgaaaatttgaaaaactcATTATTGGATATATTAGGTAAATACACTGCcccaaatcaaaaattgatcCGTACCCAATTATCCATTGCATTATCTCATTTTGCATTACAATATTTATCTTGGAGAAATGCACTTtcagaaattattaataaattgtcGTCACTGGAAACTTTATTACCTGTTTTACTAGAGTTTTTAAAGATCTTACCTGAAGAATTATCAGACGTGAAAAAGACCAATTTAACTGATTCCGAATTTAATCAAAGAACtcaagaattgatttctGATAATGTTGAACAAGttatgatgattttgaaaaatttgacaGAATCAAATACCAGTAACAATGCATCTTTAAATTCCTCCATTTTAGATTGTCTAAATGGTTGGATTAAAGAATGTGCTGTGGAACAAGTTTTGCAAGTAAACTCTTTGGTTTCTTTAGTATTTCAAAGTTTATCCAATGATCAAACATTTGAAAAGGCTATTGAATGTTTAGTCACCATCATTCGTGAGACTAGAGATATCGATAATTATGAAATCATTGATGCCTTGTATCAGCAGGTTTtacaattaaacaaatatatGCATGAAAATACGCCCGAAAAATTGGAGGATCCAGATTATATGGATGGTTTAACTAGATTATACGTTGAGTGTGGTGAGTCATGGCACGTCTTGATTGGCAAGAACCCGGCCCATTTTAAGCCTTTAGTATTGATTATCTTAGAATGCACAAAATACGAGGAAGATTTGGATATTGTCAAATATACTTTCCAATTTTGgtatcaattgaaacaattgatcACATTGCCTAAATTCCAAGAGTCCAAAGTTGAATTCAGtgatatttatttacaATTAATCACGGTGATCATTAAACATTTGACGTATCCAATAAGcagtaatgataatgatttgtTTAACGGTGacaaagaacaagaagataAATTCAAAGAGTTTAGATACGAAATGGGTGATGTGTTGAAAGATTGTTGTGCAGTTGCTGGAGCCACCAAGGCATTACAAGTACCATTTgaacaaattcaaaatataatttccaattctcAGGGGCAATGGCAATATTTGGAAGCACctttattttcaatgaGAACCATGGCCAAAGAAGTTccattgaaagaaaaaaccatTTTGCCTACAATTATGTCTTATTTGGTTCAATTGCCAGAACATCCAAAAATTAGATATGCGGCTACTTTAGTTTTAGGCAGATACACTGAATGGACATCCAAGCATCCTGAATTTTTGGAACCACAATTGAATTACATTACCAAAGGGTTTGAAGTGGCTGATAAGAATAACGATATTATTATGGCCACATCTCATGCATTGATGTATTTCTGCCAAGATTGTTCTGCATTGCTTGTCAATTATTTGGAGCAATTATACATGTTGTACGGACAAGTGAAAGATCAAATGGATTTGGAATCAAATTATGAATTAGCTGATGGTTTAGCTCATGTTATTGCTAAAGTTCCTGAAGCGAACTTGTACAAGACCACAGAGATGTTCATTGAACCAAcaatgaattatttgacTAAGGTTTTGACAGAGACTGCAACTGAtgaaataaacaaattgattgcTGATCAGATTGAAGTTATCAgtatatttattgaagTTTTAAAATGTCCTGATTCTGATTGGGAAAAGCCAAAGTATCCAGTTGctgatttatttgttgataaaatttgGCCATTGACCACTCAGATTTTAAGCAAATTTGGATCTTCTGTTATTGTTAGTGAAAGATgtatgaaattgttgaaaaatgcCATTAAATCTTTTGGGTTATTCTTGAGTGGTATTTTACCAGATTTAGCTAATCTTTTGCATCAAGGATTACAATCTACTCAATTTGGGTGTTACATTTGGGTCACCGGGGTTTTGATTAGAGAGTTTGGTGATGAGTATTCCACAGAAGCCATTAAAAATGCCGTATATGAATTTGGATTACAACAGTCTTTGACTgtgtttgatttattattttccaaaaatgaacaacaattgaaacaaattcCCGATGTCATTGAAGACTTTTTCCATATGatcaatgatttattaatgttttatccattccaattgattccaaagtttgatattttaaagaatattttcaaagttGTCGACTTGACATTATCGTAtgttaatgaatttgaacCAATAATATCATGTATTCATTTTATGAtagatttgatttcttggGGGTTACCACATCcaccaatttcattatttgatatgGGTGACACAACATCTTTGAGGGAGGCTGTACAACAgtttttattgattgacAATCAAGGAGGAGAATTATTGCGTGTTACTTTGAATGGTATTCTTTTCAAGTTCCACAATGATATTCAACAGGATGCCaatgatttgatattgaaaatattaattgtGGTTCCTAATAACGATATTGCCTTAGGTTGGCTTAAACAAGTGGTTGAGGCTTTACCGAATGTCAATGAAAAGGAAACTGGTAGATTATTAAATACAGTGAAAGTGGCCTTACCTAATAAAGACAACAGAAGAGTTAGATCAGCATTGAGagattttataaattggtattcaagaagaaatgTAACTCCTAGATCAGAATTTTGA
- a CDS encoding NAD(+)-dependent formate dehydrogenase, putative (Similar to S. cerevisiae FDH1), which produces MGKPKVLMALYSGGKHAKEEPRLLGTVENELGIRKLVEEHGYELVTTADKDPFPSSTFDKNLPDAEIIITTPFFPAYVTKERIAKAPKLKLCVTAGVGSDHYDLNALNERGIAVLEVTGSNVQSVAEHAIMTMLILLRNYGEGHAQATQGTWDIAAVAKDEFDMEDKVFATIGAGRIGYRILERLIAFNPKKLLYYDYQPLPEEAINKLNAASKLFNGVDNIIERVENLEDLVSQADVVTLNCPLYEKSKGMFNKELISKMKKGSYVINTARGALTDPQAIADAVNSGHIAYGGDVWPVQPAPKDMPWRTMHNPYGKDYGNAMTVHVSGTSLDAQARYANGVKQILTEYFDKTYKYRPQDVICIDGHYATKAYGQRTTK; this is translated from the coding sequence ATGGGTAAACCAAAGGTATTAATGGCTCTTTATTCTGGTGGTAAACATGCCAAAGAAGAACCCAGATTATTAGGTACtgttgaaaatgaattggGTATTCGTAAACTTGTTGAAGAACATGGATATGAATTGGTTACTACTGCTGATAAAGATCCTTTCCCAAGTTCCACTTTTGATAAAAACTTACCGGATGcggaaattattattaccactCCATTTTTCCCAGCTTATGTCACCAAGGAAAGAATTGCCAAAGCTCCCAAATTGAAACTTTGTGTCACTGCTGGTGTTGGTTCCGACCATTATGATTTGAATGCTCTTAACGAAAGAGGTATTGCTGTTTTGGAAGTCACTGGGTCCAATGTTCAATCTGTTGCTGAACATGCAATTATGACTATGTTGATTTTACTTAGAAACTATGGTGAAGGTCACGCTCAAGCTACTCAAGGTACTTGGGATATTGCTGCTGTTGCCaaagatgaatttgatatgGAAGATAAAGTCTTTGCAACTATTGGTGCTGGTAGAATTGGTTACAGAATTTTGGAAAGATTAATTGCCTTTAACCCTAAGAAATTGTTGTATTATGATTATCAACCATTACCAGAAGAAGCAATTAACAAGTTGAATGCCGCTTCTAAGCTTTTCAATGGTGTTGATaacattattgaaagagTTGAAAACTTGGAAGATTTGGTTTCTCAAGCTGATGTTGTTACTCTTAATTGTCCATTGTATGAAAAATCTAAAGGTATGTTCAACAAGGAATTGATTTCCAAGATGAAAAAGGGATCTTATGTTATCAACACCGCAAGAGGTGCACTTACTGATCCTCAAGCCATTGCTGATGCGGTCAACTCTGGTCATATTGCTTATGGTGGTGATGTTTGGCCAGTTCAACCAGCTCCTAAAGATATGCCATGGAGAACTATGCATAATCCATATGGTAAAGATTATGGTAATGCTATGACAGTTCATGTTTCAGGTACTTCTTTAGATGCTCAAGCTAGATATGCTAATGGTGtcaaacaaattttgaCTGAGTATTTCGATAAGACTTACAAGTACAGACCACAAGATGTTATTTGTATTGATGGTCATTATGCTACAAAGGCTTATGGTCAAAGAACCACAAAATGA